Proteins from one Patescibacteria group bacterium genomic window:
- a CDS encoding aminopeptidase — protein MYTLTTMNDPRWDKLAKVFCSSTSIKSGDKVLLQIVDLDALPLLFALQRKALEAGAASVDYQIILPDLERSFFERATDTQLDFVPKWNMVQMKEVDVFIAARACMNGLNLKEIKTERVMRRSRATRRVLDERVKNTRWCVTRVPTDHDAILAGMSTPAYIDYYFAAVLQDYRALKKKNLALKKLMERTDSVHIQAPGTELKFSIKNIGVVSCHGERNIPDGEVFTAPIRNSVTGVINYNVPSLYKDREWSNICFEFSKGKIIGCSCDQGETELEKVLDTDKGARFIGEFAIGTNIGIQQAAKNTLFDEKIFGSFHLTPGRAYDEADNGNKSAIHWDLVKILTPEFGGGLIKFDGVPIMEDGKFVHDDLLALNS, from the coding sequence ATGTACACTTTGACAACGATGAATGATCCGCGGTGGGACAAACTGGCTAAGGTTTTTTGTTCTTCAACTTCGATCAAGTCTGGTGATAAGGTTTTATTGCAGATTGTCGATCTGGATGCCCTGCCACTGCTTTTCGCCTTACAAAGAAAAGCTCTTGAGGCTGGGGCTGCTTCGGTTGATTATCAGATTATCTTGCCCGATCTTGAACGAAGTTTTTTTGAGAGAGCTACTGATACGCAATTGGATTTTGTTCCGAAATGGAATATGGTTCAAATGAAGGAGGTGGATGTATTTATTGCGGCGCGTGCATGTATGAATGGATTAAATCTGAAGGAGATAAAAACAGAACGTGTTATGCGACGAAGTCGTGCAACCAGACGAGTTTTGGATGAACGAGTAAAAAACACGCGATGGTGTGTGACGAGGGTGCCGACAGACCACGATGCTATCCTGGCTGGAATGAGCACGCCTGCATACATCGATTATTATTTTGCTGCCGTTCTGCAAGACTACAGAGCTTTGAAAAAGAAAAATTTAGCTCTAAAGAAATTAATGGAAAGAACTGATTCTGTACATATTCAAGCTCCGGGCACAGAGTTGAAATTTTCAATCAAAAACATAGGCGTAGTCAGCTGTCATGGAGAAAGAAATATTCCCGACGGCGAAGTTTTTACTGCTCCGATTCGTAACAGTGTTACTGGCGTGATTAATTATAACGTGCCATCCTTATATAAAGATCGAGAATGGAGTAATATTTGTTTTGAATTTAGCAAGGGTAAAATCATTGGTTGTAGCTGTGATCAAGGTGAAACAGAACTTGAAAAAGTTTTGGATACCGACAAGGGTGCGCGATTTATCGGCGAGTTTGCTATTGGCACTAATATTGGTATTCAGCAGGCGGCAAAAAATACATTGTTTGATGAAAAAATTTTTGGATCATTTCATCTGACACCTGGTAGAGCTTATGATGAAGCTGACAATGGCAACAAGTCGGCAATTCACTGGGATTTGGTAAAAATCTTGACTCCTGAATTTGGAGGCGGACTTATAAAATTTGACGGTGTGCCGATAATGGAAGATGGAAAATTCGTCCATGATGATTTATTGGCATTGAACAGTTAA
- a CDS encoding isoprenylcysteine carboxylmethyltransferase family protein produces MEIISLTAVLLHILASYIQLRKRRASKKGENTIIIEGSLNLAMLFKDYIIKSLAVITLIIYLIDYNNFLLMRVNVVNWIKYIGVIIVYSSIILKIFAYKKLGENWSDRVAIYNKHSLVNTGVYNQTRNPIYTSYAMLTLGGFMMTGSYILLLLGGLYFVIDIARSKKEEKELERKFGEEYMEYKNTTGAFVPININISLVFLILLCNIFGMADEVLYLSTGNSIGIYLIKLFLPT; encoded by the coding sequence ATGGAAATAATTTCATTAACAGCTGTTCTTTTACACATTTTAGCCTCTTATATTCAATTAAGAAAAAGACGCGCAAGCAAAAAAGGAGAGAACACTATTATAATTGAAGGTAGTTTAAATTTAGCAATGCTGTTTAAAGACTATATTATTAAATCATTGGCGGTTATTACTCTAATCATCTATTTAATTGATTATAATAATTTCTTGCTAATGAGAGTTAACGTAGTTAATTGGATTAAATACATTGGAGTGATAATAGTATATTCATCCATAATTCTCAAAATCTTTGCCTATAAAAAGTTAGGTGAGAATTGGTCTGATCGAGTAGCAATTTACAACAAGCATTCTCTTGTTAACACCGGTGTTTATAATCAAACGAGAAATCCCATATACACCAGCTATGCAATGTTAACATTAGGCGGCTTTATGATGACGGGGAGCTATATTCTTTTACTTCTTGGCGGTTTGTATTTTGTTATAGATATCGCCCGAAGCAAAAAAGAAGAAAAAGAGCTTGAAAGAAAGTTTGGTGAAGAATATATGGAGTACAAAAACACAACAGGCGCATTTGTACCAATAAATATTAACATATCATTAGTTTTTTTAATTTTACTGTGTAATATTTTTGGTATGGCTGATGAAGTATTATATCTTTCGACCGGAAATTCAATAGGAATCTATTTGATCAAACTATTTTTACCAACATAA
- a CDS encoding SIR2 family protein, with amino-acid sequence MNNKELITEIKEITQSANVNFLLGSGVSTPFLPILGNIELDINSAIEKGKINDQANGYKEYYEKIMLPNKCIILNDFNFHKNFKWDTVSNAWIERTLEEAEDAFKKTKQAYTIFFQSITKIILERKTTILNKQVNVFTTNIDIFMESILEELQIDYNDGFSGRLNPHFSLSNFKKSIFQRSLHFDHKSEIPIFNIFKIHGSLTWKYGNENNIIFSPKLEHFNKTLISKKGTNFINNYKKNILVVNPENAKFSETVLNKYYYELLRSYSSELERENSVLFVIGFSMGDQHIKEITQRAAKSNPTLKIFIFVHSKDKKDEMINNMNIQKFTNIKVVAPEYIEVKDKYKYDLETISQTIFNKVNFKKNDDEN; translated from the coding sequence ATGAATAATAAAGAATTAATAACTGAAATAAAGGAAATCACTCAAAGTGCTAATGTAAATTTTTTACTTGGTTCTGGTGTCTCAACGCCTTTTCTTCCAATTTTAGGAAATATCGAGCTGGACATAAATAGTGCTATAGAAAAAGGAAAAATAAACGATCAGGCAAACGGCTATAAAGAATACTACGAAAAAATAATGTTACCAAATAAATGCATTATTTTAAATGACTTTAATTTTCATAAAAATTTCAAATGGGATACAGTGAGTAATGCGTGGATAGAAAGGACACTAGAAGAAGCTGAAGATGCATTTAAGAAAACCAAACAAGCTTATACTATTTTTTTTCAATCGATAACAAAAATTATTCTAGAAAGAAAGACAACAATATTAAATAAACAAGTTAATGTTTTTACTACTAATATTGATATATTTATGGAATCAATATTGGAAGAGTTGCAGATTGATTATAACGATGGTTTTTCTGGGCGGTTAAATCCGCATTTTTCTTTATCAAATTTTAAAAAATCAATTTTTCAAAGAAGTTTACATTTTGACCATAAATCAGAAATTCCTATTTTTAATATCTTTAAAATACACGGCTCCCTAACGTGGAAATATGGAAACGAAAACAATATAATTTTTTCTCCAAAACTTGAACATTTTAATAAAACATTAATTTCTAAAAAAGGCACTAACTTTATAAATAATTATAAAAAAAATATTTTAGTTGTTAATCCAGAAAATGCAAAGTTTTCAGAAACAGTTTTAAATAAATATTATTACGAATTATTAAGATCATATTCCAGTGAACTTGAAAGAGAAAATTCAGTTTTGTTTGTGATTGGCTTTTCAATGGGAGATCAACATATTAAAGAAATTACACAAAGAGCAGCCAAATCAAATCCGACCTTGAAAATATTTATTTTTGTACATTCAAAGGATAAGAAGGATGAAATGATCAACAACATGAATATCCAAAAATTTACAAATATTAAAGTTGTTGCCCCTGAATATATCGAAGTTAAGGATAAATATAAATATGATCTAGAAACAATCTCTCAAACAATTTTTAACAAAGTTAATTTTAAAAAAAACGACGATGAAAATTAA
- a CDS encoding ATP-binding protein, with amino-acid sequence MKINSIQSSLTKESIFIVGYVSSIEGRKVRIRVNKNKNASHLLYNGEILKNVSVGGFIKITKGFVEIIGKVEGEYTQTEKIFDERYNKSENKIVRYLDISLFGHFDGDKFEQGIKEMPLIDNECYLLDKNEFIRLHQFYKKDEKTITLGVLTEEPSQEIKISINKLFASHIGIFGNTGSGKSNTLARIYYELFLQMKDNDNFKNNSKFIIIDFNGEYGKVAQTGLVDEIITKHKKVYSLNTRKEAGEIQLSEKIPLNEKDLIDVELISILANASEKTQKPFIKRAISFYKKVHKTGTIDEGLVYFKNILKNKLVSILQMVTKEKSHTLLDYIKIILDISDGDAITIPSWNSSLNYFMSATNTVNGSRQILKAEIIQTDLYKKIDDYIFPTNAISKLIHFLYLQLIFDIYNDKAQNEHIAPAVNKLKSKQKDIEKVLDTENNQAMFPENINLIIVDLKNTNLEIKKTLPLIIAKKLYDEHKIDFENKSLHIIIDEAHNILSSSSERENENWKDYRLETFEEIIKEGRKFNTFLTISSQRPYDISQTLISQLHNYFIHRLINNYDINAIEKTVSYLDKLSFESIPVLSVGSCFFAGLASNIPTKVSVNLLDKKNQPNSETITLTNIW; translated from the coding sequence ATGAAAATTAACAGCATACAAAGCTCACTAACAAAAGAATCAATTTTTATAGTTGGCTATGTATCTTCAATTGAGGGTAGAAAAGTTCGAATAAGGGTAAATAAAAATAAAAATGCCTCACATTTATTATATAACGGAGAAATTTTAAAAAATGTATCTGTCGGTGGTTTTATTAAAATAACTAAAGGGTTTGTTGAAATAATTGGCAAAGTTGAGGGTGAATACACACAAACAGAAAAAATATTCGATGAAAGATACAACAAGTCAGAAAATAAAATTGTCAGATACTTAGACATTTCATTGTTTGGTCATTTTGATGGAGATAAATTTGAACAAGGGATTAAGGAAATGCCCCTAATTGATAATGAGTGTTATTTACTTGATAAAAATGAGTTTATCAGACTCCATCAATTTTATAAAAAAGATGAAAAGACTATTACACTAGGAGTGTTAACCGAAGAACCATCGCAAGAAATAAAGATTAGTATCAATAAATTATTTGCAAGTCATATTGGTATTTTTGGAAACACTGGAAGCGGGAAATCAAACACTCTGGCAAGAATTTATTATGAGTTATTTTTACAAATGAAAGATAACGATAACTTTAAAAATAATTCAAAATTTATTATTATTGATTTTAATGGAGAGTATGGAAAGGTAGCTCAGACCGGTTTAGTAGATGAAATAATTACAAAACACAAAAAAGTATATTCCTTAAATACCAGAAAAGAAGCTGGTGAAATTCAATTATCTGAAAAAATACCACTAAATGAGAAGGATTTGATAGATGTCGAATTAATATCGATATTAGCAAATGCTTCAGAAAAAACACAAAAGCCTTTTATAAAAAGGGCTATAAGTTTCTATAAAAAAGTTCACAAAACAGGAACTATTGATGAAGGTTTGGTTTACTTTAAAAATATCCTAAAAAATAAATTAGTATCCATTCTCCAAATGGTAACAAAAGAAAAATCTCATACACTGCTTGATTATATTAAAATAATTCTAGATATATCTGATGGAGATGCTATCACAATCCCGAGTTGGAATAGTTCGCTAAATTATTTCATGTCCGCCACTAACACCGTCAATGGAAGTAGGCAAATTTTAAAAGCAGAAATAATTCAAACTGATTTATATAAAAAAATTGATGACTACATTTTTCCAACTAATGCAATATCTAAATTAATTCACTTTTTATATTTACAACTAATATTTGACATATACAACGATAAAGCACAAAATGAACACATCGCACCAGCGGTAAACAAATTAAAAAGTAAACAAAAGGACATTGAAAAAGTACTAGACACAGAAAACAACCAAGCAATGTTTCCCGAAAATATAAATTTAATTATAGTAGATTTAAAAAATACAAATCTGGAAATAAAAAAAACGCTACCATTGATTATTGCTAAAAAATTATATGATGAACATAAAATTGATTTCGAAAACAAATCTTTGCATATTATCATAGATGAAGCACATAATATTTTATCCAGCTCGTCAGAAAGAGAAAATGAAAATTGGAAAGATTATAGATTGGAGACCTTTGAAGAAATTATTAAAGAAGGTAGAAAATTTAATACTTTCTTGACTATTTCTAGTCAGAGACCATATGACATATCACAAACACTAATTTCACAACTCCACAACTATTTTATTCACAGACTCATAAATAATTATGACATAAATGCAATTGAAAAAACGGTTTCATATTTAGACAAATTATCATTTGAATCAATCCCGGTTCTATCAGTTGGAAGTTGCTTTTTTGCTGGTCTTGCTTCTAATATACCTACAAAGGTAAGTGTTAATTTGCTAGATAAAAAAAATCAACCCAACAGTGAAACAATTACACTGACCAATATTTGGTAA
- a CDS encoding NgoFVII family restriction endonuclease, translated as MLFTKNLEEVVFTCHNNLRDVDELIILSGYLGPNPVARLEELPFGSKIIYGMYGSEGIKSKLHNSLKSIQESSPPTLNIYYSKIPVHSKCYLWRRHGEIIHALIGSANFSVNGLTTPLREVLADVPTDIYSSLNDYVELVLANSVTCLDVVTRIISGSAIIGVTQTGNCLLSLLMRDGEIHNAAGLNWGQNPNNHTNPNDAYIPITVEQIRAFPLLFPQKQIVQPTISGEGRAQRHNDSIDIIWDDGRTMRGLLEGNAMIDEVKYPKQISSSPVKCELGKYIRERIGVPLGQRVTKSDLENYGRTNIEVTLLEDGIYSFDFSV; from the coding sequence ATGTTATTCACTAAGAATTTAGAAGAGGTAGTGTTTACCTGTCACAACAATCTACGGGACGTAGATGAGTTGATTATACTTTCTGGTTATCTTGGTCCAAATCCTGTGGCAAGGCTAGAGGAATTACCCTTTGGGTCCAAAATAATTTACGGTATGTATGGATCTGAAGGTATAAAATCAAAACTTCACAATTCTCTAAAGTCTATTCAGGAGAGTAGTCCCCCAACGCTGAATATTTATTATTCTAAGATACCAGTTCATTCGAAGTGTTATTTATGGAGAAGGCATGGTGAAATAATTCACGCACTAATTGGATCCGCTAATTTTTCTGTAAATGGACTTACTACACCATTGCGAGAGGTATTAGCTGATGTGCCGACCGATATTTACAGTTCTTTAAACGATTATGTTGAGCTTGTCCTTGCTAATTCAGTTACTTGCTTAGATGTTGTTACAAGAATAATATCAGGATCCGCAATTATTGGTGTCACTCAAACTGGTAATTGTTTACTTTCTTTATTAATGAGAGATGGAGAAATTCATAATGCTGCAGGGTTGAATTGGGGTCAAAATCCCAACAATCATACCAATCCAAATGATGCTTATATACCAATAACAGTGGAACAGATTCGAGCATTTCCATTATTATTCCCTCAAAAGCAGATAGTGCAGCCCACGATATCTGGGGAGGGGAGAGCTCAAAGACATAATGATTCTATTGATATTATTTGGGATGATGGTAGAACAATGAGAGGATTATTAGAAGGTAATGCAATGATTGATGAAGTGAAATATCCTAAACAAATTAGCTCATCTCCAGTTAAATGCGAGCTTGGTAAATATATTAGAGAGAGAATCGGTGTTCCCTTAGGGCAAAGAGTGACAAAGAGCGATCTTGAAAATTATGGCAGAACTAATATTGAGGTGACATTGCTAGAGGATGGCATATATTCATTTGATTTTTCAGTATAA
- a CDS encoding DNA cytosine methyltransferase, with the protein MKNKLKTVDLFSGCGGLTDGFESSGLFSSIAVVEWDKPALNTLVNRLKTKWGYKDAEQFALHFDMQRTDELINGWSDLKYGKHKGLKKVIEEKGGVVDIIIGGPPCQAYSIAGRIRDKNGMRDDYRNYLFETYIKIVKKFEPKLFVFENVLGLLSAKPGDIPIEELIRKSFDKIGYTIIFDLKKAAFDVSDFGVPQQRKRLIIVGLSNKYFKGDKQEILLDFYENILPRYKSKKRTVRDAIMDLPKAEIVNNGKISHRIIGKNNVKNHIPRFHSIRDIEIFKELASDLTRKKRKYNNVDDLKKLYTEKTGKVSTVHKYHVLDNNKPSNTIVAHLYKDGLRHIHPDPMQARSITVREAARLQTFSDDFEFLGSMGDQYKMIGNAVPSLFAKIVAQGINDLINKYK; encoded by the coding sequence ATGAAAAATAAATTAAAAACAGTAGATTTATTTTCTGGTTGTGGTGGTCTTACCGATGGGTTTGAGTCATCGGGTTTATTTTCATCTATTGCAGTTGTTGAATGGGACAAGCCAGCTTTAAATACTCTTGTAAATAGGTTAAAAACAAAATGGGGGTATAAAGATGCCGAGCAATTTGCTCTACATTTTGATATGCAAAGGACAGACGAATTAATAAACGGGTGGTCAGATTTAAAATATGGTAAACACAAAGGTTTAAAAAAGGTTATTGAGGAGAAGGGTGGAGTGGTCGATATAATTATCGGTGGCCCACCATGTCAAGCATACTCAATAGCTGGTCGGATTAGAGATAAAAATGGTATGAGAGATGATTATCGCAACTATTTATTTGAGACTTATATAAAAATTGTAAAAAAATTCGAACCTAAATTATTCGTTTTTGAAAATGTTTTAGGTTTGTTGAGTGCAAAACCAGGAGATATTCCAATTGAAGAGCTTATAAGAAAGTCATTTGATAAAATTGGGTATACAATAATTTTTGATCTAAAAAAAGCAGCATTTGATGTTTCTGATTTTGGAGTACCACAACAAAGAAAAAGACTAATTATTGTTGGTCTAAGTAATAAATACTTTAAAGGTGATAAACAGGAAATATTGTTAGATTTTTATGAAAATATTCTTCCTCGGTATAAATCAAAAAAAAGAACAGTTAGAGATGCAATTATGGATTTGCCCAAGGCTGAGATTGTAAATAATGGCAAAATTTCCCATAGAATAATTGGAAAAAATAATGTCAAGAACCATATTCCAAGATTTCACTCCATTAGAGATATTGAAATTTTTAAAGAACTTGCAAGTGATTTAACCAGAAAAAAAAGAAAATATAATAACGTAGATGATTTAAAAAAACTTTATACTGAAAAAACAGGGAAAGTGTCAACTGTTCATAAGTATCACGTTTTAGATAATAATAAACCGAGTAATACCATAGTGGCTCATTTATATAAGGATGGCTTGCGTCATATTCATCCTGATCCAATGCAGGCAAGATCTATCACTGTTCGAGAGGCAGCTAGGCTACAAACTTTTTCAGATGACTTTGAATTTTTAGGTAGCATGGGTGATCAGTATAAAATGATTGGTAATGCTGTACCTTCTTTATTTGCTAAGATTGTAGCGCAAGGAATAAACGATTTAATAAATAAATATAAATAA
- a CDS encoding DNA cytosine methyltransferase has protein sequence MSTKKLNVIELFSGCGGFSCGFTQAGFNILVGVDHDQPSLDTFLFNHDGAKALKLDLSDDKAIEEIINAKGEKRVDVIIAGPPCQGFSLSGTRLKDDKRNVLFNAVFDLAEKIKPRAVIIENVPGLETLYGGVAKKRILERYEELGYTVNSKVLFAPDYGVPQIRKRIVFVGLLKKYGKFEFPEPSHKPTDYVTCEQAISDLSDLVDDIGNEKDKYSKKAKSSYQVLMRGDEKILYNHVGTKHTKEVINVISQVPEGGNHKDLPKGVGESRKFNEAWTRYHSKKPSKTIDTGHRNHFHYKHNRVPTIRENARLQSFPDSFVFKGVKTQQNKQVGNAVPPLLAKALADELLKYLNYEK, from the coding sequence ATGTCTACAAAGAAATTAAATGTAATTGAACTTTTTTCTGGTTGTGGTGGTTTTTCGTGTGGTTTTACACAAGCTGGTTTTAATATATTAGTTGGGGTCGATCATGATCAGCCATCTTTGGATACCTTTCTTTTTAATCACGATGGTGCAAAAGCTTTAAAGCTTGATTTGTCGGACGATAAGGCCATAGAAGAAATTATAAATGCTAAGGGAGAAAAAAGGGTTGATGTAATAATAGCCGGTCCTCCATGTCAGGGTTTTTCATTGAGCGGAACAAGATTAAAAGATGATAAGCGTAATGTACTTTTTAATGCAGTTTTTGATTTAGCAGAGAAGATTAAGCCAAGGGCCGTTATTATTGAAAATGTTCCTGGGTTGGAAACTCTTTATGGTGGTGTTGCAAAAAAAAGAATATTGGAAAGATATGAGGAGCTTGGATATACAGTTAACAGTAAAGTTTTGTTTGCTCCTGATTATGGAGTACCACAAATTAGAAAAAGAATTGTATTTGTGGGATTATTAAAAAAATATGGCAAATTTGAATTTCCCGAACCGTCACATAAGCCAACTGATTATGTTACATGTGAACAAGCAATTAGTGATTTATCAGATCTAGTTGATGACATTGGGAATGAGAAAGATAAATATTCAAAAAAAGCTAAATCTAGTTATCAGGTGCTTATGAGGGGAGATGAGAAAATATTATATAATCACGTTGGAACTAAACACACCAAAGAAGTTATTAATGTAATTTCACAAGTTCCTGAGGGGGGCAATCATAAAGATTTGCCAAAAGGTGTTGGTGAATCTAGAAAATTTAATGAAGCGTGGACGAGATATCATAGTAAAAAACCATCAAAGACTATAGACACAGGACATAGGAATCATTTTCATTATAAACATAATAGAGTGCCAACAATTAGAGAGAATGCAAGACTTCAGTCATTCCCTGATAGTTTTGTTTTTAAGGGTGTAAAAACTCAGCAAAACAAGCAAGTTGGAAACGCGGTGCCACCTTTATTGGCAAAAGCATTAGCCGATGAATTGTTAAAATATTTAAATTATGAAAAATAA
- a CDS encoding helicase RepA family protein encodes MNKQIINIFFNHVKIPNTSIQLGEVNNIHHTIRYDEEFDFEEYINKHPSQNIYFLGGIKDGVTTRAKDADIFIKNYIALDFDIRQEMKKRNEECDDEILKRKANQILEQFKSSPELKDYSYALLSGNGLHVYYFCKPIKINDAEIFKLGLKNLIEFVRFYSPITADTACSNLARIFRIPGSVNQKNSMQTILMEFEFTLSNIIENILKLGKAEMSETSAIKDIHNARPPENNTYTAINNIPLPPIVCAALNLDYDGKKNFRANGDKKIKACFMSEKNQNIIISGGTGLFSDQQSGYNTFQFVKMINNFTNQQTFNWFNERYQHITKLSSNYKSKIDNDGGLLDETEELIIVTAKDILAKEPKEAPFIVDTLIPEGAVTAITAGSGKGKSLFMLILASHIATGNKLFGIFNTKKSKVLIIDQEMDEDIIVGRFKATIKENIAIDYIYNQAWKIDNEKNYEDLKEIIITNKYKVLVLDTFANIHNKQENDSGEMKRINNRMLKLIRDTTVTIIYLHHHRKEQNNQALSQLSSRGSTEIIAKVASHIVVNSKKSITDDNGMIRTKFTIAQEKSRRPSKFNKLEFETIYDELNNNTTWQYLGETNQEKYNESEIIDEIYKLLEESESMTFEEIKKGLKDNDFEIGDNKLRDSLKITTGKYLSKTKGSGKYHNTDYYSIKNDQ; translated from the coding sequence ATGAACAAGCAAATTATAAACATTTTTTTTAATCACGTAAAAATTCCCAACACATCAATTCAGCTTGGTGAAGTAAATAATATTCATCACACAATTCGATATGATGAAGAGTTTGATTTTGAAGAATATATAAACAAACACCCATCACAAAATATCTATTTTCTTGGTGGTATAAAAGATGGTGTCACAACCAGGGCAAAAGATGCTGACATTTTTATTAAAAACTACATTGCTCTAGATTTTGATATTAGACAAGAAATGAAAAAGCGAAATGAAGAGTGTGACGACGAAATACTAAAACGAAAGGCGAATCAAATTCTTGAACAATTTAAATCATCGCCGGAGCTAAAAGATTATTCATATGCCCTACTAAGCGGCAACGGATTGCACGTCTATTATTTTTGCAAGCCAATAAAAATAAACGATGCAGAAATTTTTAAACTTGGCTTAAAAAATTTAATTGAGTTCGTACGCTTTTATTCCCCCATCACCGCTGATACGGCTTGCTCAAATTTGGCTAGAATCTTTCGCATACCCGGAAGTGTCAATCAAAAAAATAGTATGCAAACCATACTTATGGAGTTTGAATTTACACTATCAAATATTATTGAAAATATTTTAAAATTAGGCAAAGCGGAAATGTCAGAAACAAGTGCCATAAAAGATATTCATAATGCTCGACCTCCAGAAAATAATACTTATACTGCGATTAACAATATACCACTACCACCCATTGTCTGCGCAGCTCTCAACTTAGACTATGATGGCAAAAAGAACTTTCGCGCTAATGGTGACAAAAAAATAAAAGCATGTTTTATGAGCGAAAAAAATCAAAACATTATTATTTCCGGTGGCACTGGCTTGTTTAGCGATCAACAGTCTGGTTACAACACATTTCAATTTGTAAAGATGATTAATAATTTCACCAACCAACAAACTTTTAATTGGTTTAACGAAAGATACCAACATATCACAAAACTATCCAGCAACTATAAAAGTAAAATTGATAATGATGGTGGCCTATTAGATGAAACAGAAGAACTAATTATAGTTACCGCAAAAGATATATTGGCAAAAGAACCAAAAGAGGCGCCATTTATAGTTGACACACTAATTCCAGAAGGTGCTGTTACAGCCATTACCGCCGGATCAGGAAAAGGTAAAAGTTTGTTCATGTTGATCCTAGCTAGTCATATTGCCACAGGTAATAAATTATTTGGCATCTTTAATACTAAAAAAAGTAAGGTATTAATAATTGACCAAGAGATGGACGAAGATATCATCGTGGGTCGATTTAAAGCAACTATAAAAGAAAATATTGCCATTGATTATATCTACAACCAAGCTTGGAAAATTGATAACGAAAAAAATTACGAGGATTTAAAGGAAATAATAATAACAAATAAATACAAAGTTTTAGTATTAGATACTTTTGCAAATATTCATAACAAACAAGAAAATGATTCTGGTGAAATGAAACGAATAAATAATAGAATGCTTAAGCTTATCAGGGACACAACGGTTACAATTATTTATTTACATCATCATCGCAAAGAACAAAATAATCAAGCCTTAAGCCAATTATCAAGTCGCGGATCAACAGAAATTATTGCGAAAGTCGCCTCGCACATAGTGGTAAATTCTAAAAAATCAATCACTGATGATAATGGAATGATTAGAACAAAATTTACCATTGCTCAAGAAAAATCCAGAAGACCTAGTAAATTTAATAAACTAGAATTCGAAACAATTTATGACGAACTAAATAATAATACTACTTGGCAATATTTAGGCGAAACCAATCAAGAGAAATATAACGAGTCAGAAATAATTGACGAGATTTACAAACTCTTAGAAGAATCTGAGTCCATGACTTTCGAGGAAATTAAAAAAGGCCTGAAGGATAACGATTTTGAGATTGGAGATAACAAACTGAGAGACAGTTTAAAAATTACGACGGGCAAATATTTAAGCAAAACAAAAGGAAGCGGAAAATATCACAATACTGATTATTATTCCATAAAAAATGATCAATAA
- a CDS encoding helix-turn-helix domain-containing protein, translated as MTTDLNNVLKLITTDQLAGMLSISKVTVYRLVESRQIPFYKIKGSIRFNKDDVLKYLQDNRIESGF; from the coding sequence ATGACTACTGATTTAAACAATGTTTTAAAACTCATCACAACCGACCAACTTGCCGGAATGCTTAGCATATCCAAGGTCACCGTTTATCGATTAGTCGAATCTCGACAAATCCCTTTCTATAAAATAAAGGGCAGTATTCGATTTAACAAAGATGATGTTTTAAAATATTTACAAGACAATCGAATTGAATCAGGGTTTTGA